From the Gordonia bronchialis DSM 43247 genome, one window contains:
- a CDS encoding FHA domain-containing protein FhaB/FipA translates to MQGLVLQLTRIGFLLLLWLFVFAVIRTLRSDIAAAGGLRIPRYSGGEKRRRSPAARGSARYLVVTHGALANTRISLGNQPVLLGRADDSTLVLTDDYASERHARLSRRGDDWYVEDLGSTNGTYLDRTKVTTPVKVPISTPIRIGKTVIELRP, encoded by the coding sequence ATGCAGGGCTTGGTGCTGCAGCTGACCCGTATCGGGTTCCTCCTGCTGCTGTGGCTTTTCGTATTCGCGGTCATCCGCACACTGCGTTCGGACATCGCCGCCGCCGGTGGTCTGCGGATTCCGCGCTATTCCGGCGGTGAGAAGCGTCGACGCAGTCCCGCCGCCCGCGGATCGGCCCGCTATCTGGTGGTCACCCACGGCGCGCTGGCCAACACCCGCATCAGCCTCGGCAATCAACCCGTGTTGCTCGGCCGCGCCGACGACTCCACCCTCGTCCTCACCGACGACTACGCCTCCGAACGTCACGCCCGGCTCTCGCGACGCGGCGACGACTGGTACGTCGAGGACCTCGGCTCCACCAACGGCACCTACCTGGACCGGACCAAGGTCACCACCCCGGTCAAAGTCCCGATCAGCACGCCGATCCGCATCGGCAAGACCGTGATCGAGTTGCGCCCGTGA
- a CDS encoding DUF3662 and FHA domain-containing protein yields the protein MGILQRIERKLEGAVDDGFARVFGGQVAPQEIENGLQREAEESLRDLGDGTILAANSYSLLFSPTDHDQIAAEYELNRKTFSKHLENFIKDNGWQTYGKVVVEFDQSSSLHTGIFRARGTVNPDAEPRPVAAAAPGAPRGPGPRPQENAPLPVGAPDMTQNPGYDQRRGADPAYGQQGGYDYQQGDYQQGEYQQGGYDQYGQQGYDQQGYDQQGYGQQQPGYDQGYGQQPGYGQQGYDQGQPAGYGQQGYDYQQGGYDQGYGQQPGYGQQGYDQGYGQQGYDQGYGQQPGYDQYGQQPGYGQQGYDQGYGQQPAYGQQPGYDYQQQDPAYGRAPAGYAPSSITLLLEDGSNRTFQLHEGSNVIGRGQDAQFRLPDTGVSRRHVEIRWDGNTAMLTDLNSTNGTTVNDVQVNSWELADGDRIRVGHSDITVRFQ from the coding sequence GTGGGGATCCTGCAACGGATCGAGCGCAAACTAGAGGGCGCTGTCGATGACGGTTTTGCGCGCGTTTTCGGTGGTCAGGTGGCCCCGCAGGAGATCGAGAACGGGCTGCAACGGGAAGCTGAGGAATCTCTTCGAGACCTCGGCGACGGGACCATCCTCGCCGCCAACAGCTACTCCCTGTTGTTCAGTCCGACCGATCATGACCAGATCGCGGCCGAATATGAGCTGAATCGCAAGACGTTCTCCAAGCATTTGGAAAACTTCATCAAAGACAATGGGTGGCAGACATACGGCAAGGTCGTCGTAGAGTTCGATCAATCGTCGTCGTTGCACACGGGAATCTTCCGTGCGCGCGGCACGGTCAATCCGGACGCAGAGCCGCGTCCGGTCGCGGCCGCCGCGCCCGGCGCCCCCCGCGGGCCCGGACCCAGACCACAAGAGAATGCCCCACTACCAGTAGGAGCCCCAGACATGACGCAGAACCCCGGATACGACCAGCGCAGGGGCGCCGATCCCGCGTACGGCCAGCAGGGTGGCTATGACTACCAACAGGGGGACTACCAGCAGGGCGAGTACCAGCAGGGCGGCTACGACCAGTACGGCCAGCAGGGCTACGACCAGCAAGGCTATGACCAGCAGGGCTACGGCCAGCAGCAGCCCGGCTACGACCAGGGTTACGGACAGCAGCCCGGCTACGGACAGCAGGGATACGACCAGGGTCAGCCCGCCGGCTACGGCCAGCAGGGTTACGACTACCAGCAGGGCGGTTACGACCAGGGCTACGGACAGCAGCCGGGCTACGGCCAACAGGGATACGACCAGGGCTACGGCCAACAGGGTTATGACCAGGGTTACGGACAGCAACCCGGCTATGACCAGTACGGCCAGCAGCCCGGCTACGGCCAGCAGGGATACGACCAGGGCTACGGACAGCAGCCGGCCTACGGTCAGCAGCCCGGCTACGACTACCAGCAGCAGGATCCCGCTTACGGGCGCGCGCCGGCCGGCTACGCCCCGTCGTCGATCACCCTGCTCCTCGAAGACGGCAGCAACCGCACCTTCCAGCTGCACGAGGGCTCCAACGTCATCGGTCGCGGCCAGGACGCGCAGTTCCGTCTGCCCGATACCGGCGTCTCCCGCCGGCACGTGGAGATCCGCTGGGACGGCAACACCGCCATGCTGACCGACCTCAACTCCACCAACGGCACCACCGTCAACGACGTCCAGGTCAACAGCTGGGAACTCGCCGACGGTGACCGCATCCGCGTCGGCCACTCCGACATCACCGTCCGCTTCCAGTAA
- a CDS encoding abortive infection family protein: protein MSSKTNDLPYRVMKLATDMFARETGFSGPEIHEIFAEYTDALGPYQGWGGGAMSRWQIFQAGLKSMPLQQQKTFLLELCSYDGGSRYGMPPDEEIEKLRSLLLADGTPGAKAASQGLEKLEDWQAVTKSWTAALGKVTSDPDGAITATRTTLESVCKHICDERSVAYENSWDLAKLYKVAASAMEVSPDQHSEQIIKQILSGAATVVSGLAGMRNALSDAHGRGKRSVGPAPRHAKLAVNAGFAIAGFLIDTHIEKPDRKA, encoded by the coding sequence GTGTCCTCGAAGACGAACGACCTGCCCTACCGCGTCATGAAGCTAGCCACCGATATGTTCGCGCGCGAGACAGGATTCAGCGGCCCCGAGATCCACGAGATCTTTGCCGAGTACACCGATGCGCTTGGCCCGTACCAGGGCTGGGGTGGTGGAGCCATGTCACGGTGGCAGATCTTCCAAGCTGGCCTCAAGTCAATGCCGTTGCAGCAGCAGAAGACCTTTCTGCTCGAGCTCTGCAGCTACGACGGTGGCAGTAGGTACGGAATGCCTCCAGACGAGGAGATCGAGAAGCTCCGTTCGCTCCTATTAGCCGATGGGACCCCAGGTGCCAAAGCAGCCAGCCAAGGCTTGGAAAAGCTGGAGGACTGGCAGGCAGTCACAAAGTCGTGGACGGCGGCGCTGGGCAAGGTGACGTCCGACCCAGACGGCGCGATCACCGCTACTCGCACAACGTTGGAAAGTGTCTGCAAGCACATCTGCGACGAACGGTCAGTTGCTTACGAAAACTCCTGGGACCTCGCGAAGCTCTACAAGGTTGCGGCATCGGCGATGGAGGTCTCGCCTGACCAGCACTCCGAACAAATCATCAAGCAAATTCTCAGCGGCGCTGCAACAGTCGTCAGCGGCCTCGCCGGAATGCGAAATGCCCTCAGCGATGCTCATGGTCGTGGCAAACGCTCCGTTGGCCCTGCACCGCGGCATGCGAAGCTCGCGGTCAACGCGGGGTTTGCAATTGCCGGGTTCTTGATCGATACCCACATCGAGAAACCGGATAGGAAGGCGTGA
- a CDS encoding Eco57I restriction-modification methylase domain-containing protein: protein MRLSADKTVKWTAASAPDGVAPEKVYFGPDPHHLGGFQVAVARAASAPSRQVLRELFNARKGKTQVQLIIAILHDETAYMFGPDPQAQAVELPIEQAQRQLQSVLAEPDVLAATERYAAFRKANDTTGVVGFTNSGLFATHHITSNVPKRSDWEALGKNAAPLLSKRGRQLVEALGFGTSPGPNGTMLLSTGGHPPRAVAVLLDDSEHFDTKTQRFQLSPVAFGLAVASRQEVPWLVVLRKDQIRLYPGRDGVGVGSKGQADTFFEVDLSTIDSEFAALLPLVFSADALVADGTADGLLRDSARYATELGARLRERIYDEIVPPLAVEVAHRLAKNAGVKLDADGLALAYRVTLHILFRLIFQAYAEDRGLLPSGRNEGFDANSLKTNARRLLDADTSDFGDSSTIWFDLVQVWNAIDHGNPQWQIPAYNGGLFSTDPDRSPEGALIKRIELPDNVLGPALKSLLIDINEDGVLGAVDFRSLSVREFGTIYEGLLESSLSLAEENLTVDKNGAWVPAKRGDEVWARSGEVYFHTASGERKATGSYFTPKIVVDHLIERSIVPALGVHLQKIADHLNNGDASAAARDFFDFRAADLAMGSGHFLVAAVDKIEALMRTFLTDHAVPGVVEELLRLAEVARNALGTDDVAKSEVDEVGLLRRQVARRCVYGLDINPMAVELARLALWIHTFVPGLPMSNLDHGLVNANSLTGIGTIDEALDALQPGRKPGEISLFDEILTDQLASSKTLLIDVASASEANKAEVQEGARMLARARASAATANKIFDAAVAARIGWIQPGLIVDKPSLQSVLERPETAKAAEQLNPAHMPYLFPEVFLRDRPGFDVILGNPPWETVKVEEQKWWGLRMPGLRSLPQKQKRAGLVAFQKARPDLVDEYEAERQTVDAYATVLRTGPFVLGSGDIDLYQAFAWRNWQLLRHAGRSAVVLPRTALSGSPLEHWRRLVLTKGSFTDVCFISNTGRWAFDMEPRYTIGLTVVEKGGDRFVRWSGPFSSEQEFRNGADTVASVPCNEFSSWSDSVSFPLIPDAKSASIFRQMKQSPRFDDARPGWEFRLTNELHSTNNRALYDFDLSKGAGKTPVLAGSSFNLWMPDAGDPYAYSVTSKLRAHLKKKLAAQLRQRRSAYFGMTFGAKDLPMDHARIVFRKIARPSDSRTSIACLIPPRNSITEAGQIVVTVQGDPKAEAYLLGVLSSIPFDWAARRWVELNFNFYLMNPMPVPRYSPGTPLTKRMVEVAGKLAAADERYADWAAAVGVRVSSVKSAAEKESLIAELDALVSLLYGLEEDQVEHMFATFHRGWNYEARLDAVITHYREWKGKA from the coding sequence GTGCGTTTGAGCGCCGACAAGACCGTGAAGTGGACTGCAGCGTCCGCGCCCGACGGGGTTGCTCCTGAGAAGGTCTATTTCGGCCCGGACCCGCACCACCTCGGAGGCTTCCAGGTTGCTGTCGCGCGTGCTGCCTCGGCGCCGTCCCGCCAAGTGCTTCGAGAACTCTTTAACGCGCGCAAGGGCAAGACGCAGGTCCAGCTCATCATCGCAATACTCCACGACGAGACCGCTTACATGTTTGGCCCTGACCCTCAGGCGCAGGCCGTTGAACTCCCGATCGAACAGGCTCAGCGTCAGCTTCAGTCCGTGCTTGCCGAACCTGACGTGCTGGCCGCGACGGAGCGATACGCAGCCTTCCGGAAGGCGAACGACACTACGGGTGTCGTGGGCTTTACCAATAGCGGTCTGTTTGCGACGCACCACATTACGAGCAATGTCCCGAAGCGATCCGACTGGGAGGCTCTCGGCAAGAACGCCGCGCCACTGCTCAGCAAGCGGGGTAGGCAGCTTGTCGAGGCTCTTGGGTTCGGCACGTCACCAGGGCCAAACGGAACGATGCTGCTTTCGACGGGTGGCCACCCGCCTCGCGCGGTTGCAGTTCTACTTGACGACTCCGAGCACTTTGACACTAAGACCCAGCGCTTCCAGCTTTCGCCGGTGGCGTTTGGCCTGGCGGTCGCGTCGAGGCAGGAGGTTCCGTGGCTCGTCGTGCTTCGGAAGGATCAGATCAGGCTGTACCCGGGCCGCGACGGTGTCGGCGTTGGATCCAAGGGCCAGGCCGACACGTTCTTCGAGGTCGACTTGTCGACCATCGATTCCGAGTTCGCTGCCCTGCTTCCCCTGGTGTTTTCTGCGGATGCACTCGTCGCCGATGGCACAGCAGATGGACTGCTGCGCGACAGTGCCCGTTACGCGACAGAGTTGGGCGCGCGCCTTCGGGAGCGAATTTACGACGAGATTGTTCCTCCTCTGGCGGTCGAAGTCGCACACCGTCTTGCGAAGAACGCAGGTGTGAAACTCGATGCTGATGGACTCGCGCTCGCCTACCGTGTCACCCTTCATATTCTCTTTCGACTGATCTTCCAGGCATATGCCGAGGACCGTGGCCTTCTGCCGTCTGGCCGAAACGAGGGCTTCGACGCAAACAGCCTCAAGACAAACGCCCGACGATTACTCGACGCGGATACTAGCGACTTCGGAGATTCATCCACTATCTGGTTCGACCTCGTGCAGGTGTGGAACGCGATCGATCACGGTAACCCGCAGTGGCAGATTCCCGCATATAACGGAGGGCTTTTCTCCACGGACCCGGACCGATCGCCCGAAGGCGCACTTATAAAGCGAATCGAGCTGCCGGATAATGTGCTCGGCCCAGCGCTCAAGAGTCTTCTCATTGACATTAACGAGGACGGAGTACTCGGCGCTGTCGACTTCCGCTCGCTGAGCGTTCGCGAGTTCGGCACTATCTACGAGGGCCTCCTGGAGAGTTCGCTCTCTCTTGCCGAGGAGAACCTCACGGTTGACAAGAATGGAGCGTGGGTACCGGCGAAGCGTGGTGATGAGGTGTGGGCGCGCTCCGGGGAGGTCTACTTCCACACAGCGTCTGGAGAGCGAAAAGCGACCGGTTCCTACTTCACGCCAAAGATAGTCGTGGATCACCTCATAGAGCGGTCGATTGTCCCCGCACTCGGTGTCCATCTACAGAAGATTGCCGATCACCTAAACAACGGTGATGCATCCGCCGCTGCACGTGACTTCTTCGATTTCCGCGCGGCAGACCTCGCGATGGGCTCTGGGCACTTCCTAGTCGCGGCCGTCGACAAGATCGAAGCGCTCATGCGCACTTTCCTTACGGACCATGCAGTTCCAGGCGTTGTCGAGGAGCTGTTAAGGCTCGCGGAGGTCGCACGGAACGCTCTCGGCACCGACGATGTCGCCAAGAGCGAGGTCGACGAGGTGGGCCTTCTGCGTCGGCAAGTCGCGCGCCGCTGCGTCTATGGCCTCGACATCAATCCGATGGCGGTCGAATTGGCTCGCCTCGCCCTGTGGATTCACACGTTCGTGCCCGGCCTCCCTATGAGCAACCTCGACCATGGGTTGGTGAACGCCAATAGCCTTACTGGTATCGGCACAATCGACGAGGCACTCGATGCTCTGCAGCCCGGCCGTAAACCGGGTGAGATCAGCCTCTTCGATGAAATTCTCACCGATCAATTGGCGTCCTCGAAGACCCTGCTTATCGATGTTGCAAGCGCCAGCGAGGCGAACAAGGCAGAGGTGCAAGAGGGCGCGCGGATGCTTGCTAGAGCGCGTGCGTCTGCAGCTACCGCAAACAAGATCTTTGACGCTGCTGTTGCTGCACGGATCGGTTGGATCCAGCCTGGACTAATTGTGGACAAACCGTCCTTGCAATCAGTCCTTGAGCGCCCCGAGACAGCGAAAGCCGCGGAGCAACTCAACCCAGCTCACATGCCGTACCTCTTTCCAGAGGTCTTTCTGCGTGATCGGCCCGGGTTTGATGTAATCCTTGGCAACCCTCCCTGGGAGACCGTCAAGGTCGAGGAACAGAAGTGGTGGGGCCTCAGGATGCCGGGGCTGCGTTCACTGCCGCAGAAGCAGAAACGAGCCGGACTCGTTGCCTTCCAGAAGGCGCGACCGGACCTCGTTGACGAATATGAGGCTGAACGACAGACAGTTGACGCCTACGCCACCGTGCTGCGGACAGGCCCATTTGTTCTTGGGAGCGGGGACATCGACCTTTACCAGGCGTTCGCTTGGCGAAACTGGCAACTACTGCGGCACGCGGGACGAAGTGCGGTCGTGCTCCCAAGAACAGCGCTGTCGGGATCGCCCCTTGAACACTGGCGGCGACTCGTGTTGACCAAAGGCTCCTTCACCGACGTGTGCTTTATCTCGAATACTGGCCGCTGGGCCTTCGACATGGAGCCGCGCTACACGATTGGGCTGACCGTTGTGGAAAAAGGCGGCGACCGATTTGTGCGCTGGTCTGGCCCATTTTCGAGCGAGCAAGAGTTCCGGAACGGTGCGGATACTGTTGCGTCAGTTCCGTGCAATGAGTTTTCCTCTTGGTCGGACTCGGTTTCGTTCCCGTTAATACCCGATGCGAAGTCGGCCAGCATCTTCCGGCAGATGAAGCAGAGCCCGCGATTCGATGATGCCCGTCCGGGCTGGGAGTTTCGTCTCACCAACGAGTTACATTCGACCAACAACCGCGCACTCTATGATTTTGATCTGTCAAAGGGTGCGGGTAAGACACCCGTACTTGCTGGCTCGTCCTTCAATTTGTGGATGCCTGACGCTGGCGACCCGTATGCGTACAGTGTCACTTCGAAGCTGCGTGCGCACCTGAAAAAGAAGCTCGCGGCGCAACTTCGGCAACGCAGGTCCGCGTACTTCGGGATGACTTTCGGCGCGAAAGACCTTCCGATGGATCACGCCAGGATCGTCTTCAGAAAAATCGCGCGTCCAAGTGACAGCCGTACCTCAATCGCATGCCTCATTCCACCAAGGAACTCGATCACCGAGGCTGGGCAGATTGTTGTGACCGTTCAAGGTGATCCGAAGGCGGAGGCATACTTGCTCGGCGTTCTCAGCAGCATTCCATTCGACTGGGCGGCCAGACGGTGGGTCGAGCTTAATTTCAACTTCTACCTGATGAATCCGATGCCCGTGCCCAGATACTCACCCGGTACTCCGCTGACGAAGCGCATGGTAGAGGTCGCTGGAAAGCTCGCCGCCGCTGACGAGCGTTACGCCGACTGGGCGGCCGCGGTTGGCGTTCGGGTCAGCTCAGTGAAATCGGCCGCGGAGAAAGAAAGCTTGATTGCCGAACTCGATGCGCTGGTGAGTCTGCTGTACGGCCTTGAGGAGGATCAGGTCGAGCACATGTTTGCAACTTTCCACCGTGGTTGGAACTACGAGGCCCGGCTCGACGCGGTCATTACTCACTATCGAGAGTGGAAAGGTAAGGCATGA
- a CDS encoding SNF2-related protein, with protein MTQLPDFATNHASTEAGLTVADKVNELFCLLRENKVTAPPIAIATAYVNPAGFALLADELELAPRVRLLLGAEPEEESVRAITSGDSDQDARRDAAIEHHQAWLEAERDTMGFARIPTAEAKRMVEWLKSMDVEQNPRVEVRRYSGGFLHGKTYLVEDNATQAAIAGSSNMTYAGLARNAELNLGTGGGTGAAGKVREWFEHYWSQSDSYDLAELYGRLWDPHTPWAIYLRMLWELYGEHLDSDENPEPHTRLELTRFQADGVVRMERLLDEHGGVLVADEVGLGKTYLAGEVIYRTANINRQRVLIVAPAALKSSMWEPFLESYDFSRWVKVYSYEEVRNRLDPDRGPVDAFLQEVADYSLVVIDEAHNLRNSGAQRSGAVDRVITAGGSKRVVLLTATPVNNSLTDLETLVKYFIRDDARFAALGIPSIREYIKQAQAMDPANLTPEHLFDLMDQVAVRRTRKFVKEHYANELIRGADGKLTTLKFPQPKVRRIDYDLNDDGLALIDAMVYALDDPTDPHASRAWEERSRDPQRLMLARYLSSMYTVDHDLQEYQITNAGLLRSGLLKRLESSPQALHASLENMIASHESFLEALGKGFVLKGEALSEWVSSDSDDLDAFVAEFDNDEQIESVDGYHLTELQGDVESDIALLCELRDLAHLVIEGVEPKVEQLVEELTTIAADAQRVDPRGLSHADRRKVIVFSAFTDTIIPIHDAVVEAIQSAPAGSPLADYRARIAPPIMGSYAKTHERGATGGVDQGGRASTIAGFAPATAGPRNAKGEPAAKDEFDILFTTDVLSEGVNLQQAGQMINYDLPWNPMRIVQRHGRVDRIGSKHDYVHLGLFFPAERLDALLDLEARLEAKLALADAAVGAGNVLPGRGPGHEVNLTDDQVTDEFEKLLDAGGSSASLSGEEYRRRLSSAFNMDPLLKADILGLPYGSGSGFVNPVVNGNGYVFCIKIGKSPKPWFRYVPVDDDWSLRHNEDGHPLISSDTLLSLRVADPQNASADRWLPDEVYDHAFDAWEVARDSVYNVWQELTDPNAFQPDLPLSFRDAYALVFKRGGYLGRDAQIALANRLRSVPSAKVSRQVRGAINQGRTDEERIKLITEVLDEAGISAPPPREPLPDVEKHEVRLVTWLAVKGTRALEETAQ; from the coding sequence ATGACGCAACTGCCCGACTTTGCGACCAATCACGCATCGACCGAAGCGGGACTCACGGTTGCTGACAAAGTCAATGAACTGTTCTGTCTGCTGCGTGAGAACAAGGTGACTGCTCCACCGATTGCTATCGCGACGGCCTACGTCAACCCAGCTGGTTTCGCGCTTCTTGCTGACGAGTTGGAACTAGCACCGCGAGTTCGGTTGTTGCTCGGTGCTGAACCCGAGGAGGAATCGGTCCGAGCGATCACCTCGGGTGACTCCGATCAGGACGCACGACGAGACGCGGCAATCGAACACCACCAGGCCTGGCTGGAAGCGGAGCGGGACACAATGGGCTTTGCTCGTATTCCTACGGCCGAGGCGAAGCGGATGGTCGAGTGGCTGAAAAGCATGGACGTCGAACAAAATCCAAGAGTCGAGGTCCGTCGCTACTCGGGTGGCTTCCTCCACGGGAAGACCTACCTCGTCGAGGACAACGCAACGCAGGCGGCGATCGCGGGGTCGTCGAACATGACCTACGCCGGCCTCGCCCGAAATGCCGAGTTGAATCTCGGCACGGGTGGTGGGACGGGCGCGGCGGGAAAGGTGCGTGAGTGGTTCGAGCACTACTGGTCACAGAGCGACTCGTATGACCTTGCAGAGCTGTATGGCCGTCTGTGGGATCCTCATACGCCGTGGGCGATCTATCTTCGCATGCTTTGGGAACTGTACGGCGAGCATCTCGATTCCGACGAGAACCCTGAACCTCACACGCGCCTTGAGCTGACGCGCTTTCAGGCGGATGGGGTGGTGCGTATGGAGCGCCTTCTCGACGAGCACGGCGGTGTCCTGGTCGCCGATGAGGTGGGATTGGGCAAGACCTACCTTGCCGGCGAGGTCATCTACCGAACGGCAAACATCAATCGGCAACGGGTGCTCATCGTCGCGCCGGCCGCGCTGAAATCGTCGATGTGGGAACCATTCTTGGAATCCTACGACTTCAGCCGCTGGGTGAAGGTTTACTCCTACGAGGAGGTACGCAACCGCCTCGACCCCGACAGGGGACCAGTTGATGCGTTCCTCCAAGAGGTCGCAGACTATTCACTCGTCGTCATCGACGAGGCACACAACCTGCGCAACTCCGGAGCACAGCGTTCAGGTGCCGTGGATCGAGTCATCACGGCCGGCGGGTCCAAACGCGTTGTGCTGCTTACTGCTACGCCGGTCAATAACTCGCTCACCGATCTTGAAACTCTGGTGAAGTACTTCATCCGCGACGACGCCCGCTTTGCGGCGCTGGGAATACCGAGCATCCGCGAGTACATCAAGCAGGCGCAGGCCATGGACCCCGCCAATCTGACACCCGAGCATCTGTTTGACCTGATGGATCAGGTTGCCGTGCGGCGCACCCGAAAGTTCGTCAAGGAGCACTACGCCAACGAGCTGATCCGGGGCGCGGATGGGAAGCTGACAACTCTGAAGTTCCCGCAGCCCAAGGTTCGCCGTATCGACTACGACCTCAACGATGACGGCCTGGCGCTCATTGACGCGATGGTCTACGCGCTCGACGACCCGACCGATCCACACGCCTCACGCGCGTGGGAAGAACGCAGTCGCGATCCGCAGCGGCTGATGCTCGCGCGCTATCTCTCCAGCATGTACACGGTCGACCACGACTTGCAGGAATACCAGATCACAAACGCAGGCCTGCTTCGGTCTGGTCTCCTCAAGCGACTGGAGTCCAGTCCACAGGCGCTCCACGCCTCTCTGGAAAACATGATCGCCTCCCACGAGAGCTTCCTGGAGGCGCTCGGAAAGGGCTTCGTTCTCAAAGGCGAAGCGCTGAGTGAATGGGTCTCCTCCGACTCTGACGACCTCGACGCCTTCGTGGCCGAATTCGACAACGACGAACAGATCGAATCGGTCGACGGCTACCACCTCACCGAACTTCAGGGTGACGTCGAGTCCGACATCGCTCTGCTGTGTGAACTGCGAGATCTCGCCCACCTTGTGATCGAAGGTGTCGAGCCCAAGGTTGAGCAACTCGTCGAGGAACTGACGACGATTGCGGCCGACGCGCAGCGCGTCGACCCGCGCGGTCTCTCGCATGCCGACCGCAGGAAAGTCATCGTCTTCTCGGCCTTCACCGACACGATCATCCCCATCCACGACGCCGTCGTGGAAGCAATCCAATCAGCGCCCGCAGGATCTCCGCTGGCCGACTACCGGGCTCGCATCGCCCCGCCAATCATGGGCTCCTACGCCAAAACCCACGAACGCGGAGCAACCGGCGGCGTCGACCAAGGAGGCCGAGCGTCAACCATCGCCGGCTTCGCACCCGCGACGGCTGGACCTCGAAACGCGAAGGGCGAGCCAGCGGCGAAGGACGAGTTCGACATCCTCTTCACCACCGATGTGCTCTCCGAGGGCGTGAACCTCCAACAAGCCGGGCAGATGATCAACTACGACCTGCCATGGAACCCCATGCGCATCGTGCAGCGACACGGCCGTGTCGACCGCATCGGCTCCAAACACGACTACGTCCACCTCGGGCTCTTCTTCCCGGCCGAACGCCTCGACGCCCTGCTGGACCTAGAGGCACGTCTGGAAGCAAAGCTAGCGCTAGCCGATGCGGCAGTCGGGGCAGGGAACGTACTGCCGGGCCGCGGACCAGGACACGAAGTGAATCTCACCGACGACCAAGTCACCGACGAGTTCGAGAAGCTGCTCGACGCCGGTGGATCGAGTGCCTCACTCTCCGGCGAGGAGTACCGTCGGCGACTGTCCAGTGCGTTCAACATGGACCCGCTGCTGAAAGCCGACATCCTCGGTCTCCCTTACGGTTCGGGAAGCGGATTCGTGAACCCAGTGGTGAACGGCAACGGCTACGTCTTCTGTATCAAGATCGGAAAGAGCCCGAAGCCCTGGTTCAGATACGTGCCGGTCGACGACGACTGGTCGCTCCGCCACAACGAAGACGGCCACCCACTGATCTCTTCGGACACCCTGCTGTCCCTCCGCGTCGCCGATCCACAGAACGCCAGCGCTGATCGATGGCTCCCTGACGAGGTCTACGACCACGCCTTCGACGCGTGGGAGGTCGCCCGCGACAGCGTCTACAACGTCTGGCAGGAGCTAACCGACCCGAACGCGTTCCAACCCGACCTGCCACTGTCCTTCCGGGACGCATACGCACTCGTGTTCAAGAGAGGTGGATACCTGGGCAGGGACGCTCAAATCGCGCTCGCCAATCGCCTACGCAGCGTCCCCTCCGCCAAAGTGTCGCGTCAGGTCCGCGGGGCAATCAACCAAGGTCGCACTGACGAGGAACGCATCAAGCTCATCACCGAGGTGCTCGACGAGGCCGGAATCAGCGCACCACCGCCACGCGAACCCCTCCCCGATGTCGAGAAGCACGAAGTCCGCCTCGTGACCTGGCTCGCCGTGAAAGGCACGCGGGCACTTGAGGAGACAGCACAGTGA